Proteins from a single region of Primulina tabacum isolate GXHZ01 chromosome 5, ASM2559414v2, whole genome shotgun sequence:
- the LOC142547527 gene encoding putative late blight resistance protein homolog R1A-3, whose product MASAALASLTQLINQILPNLQSYFLLCSRKKTASLRDNLVFLQDFLQRNSGQTIGDWDVRIRDVVYQAKDIIQSHVSKKDAARDEDQFDALQRWINEVDAIVAEATKMKEIPEKEDHLPDSSVETSTRASVDKESMVGVHEDLTQIKDRVMGDEQNLQIIPITGMGGIGKTTLAKSVSEDHMIIDYFDTRHWVTVSQEYNVQHILGRILSVEGSNAEFFIELVYKSLKGRRYLIVMDDVWHAEVWDKVRRAFPDDCNGSRVIITTKLSEVALKIDSDSHLHRMRLLDEDQSWALFCRKAFADECPPTHMEEIGKSIARNCKGLPLAVVVMAGLLKANKTREYWENIAENVNAASTVNDDDRYSGIFSLSYSNLSHQLKSCFLYMGVFPEDYEIPVKKLIKLWVADGFLEPVEPKSLEELAEEYLEDLVERNLVLIMNKRSNGRIRFCKIHDVVRDLSIRKGREERFLQHFIEEDRSTFSKLVEGQHRLGIYTYDWDFLKTNIRNSSIHSLIYFASKTNQLSSFASQFKSLRVVDELLVDSKFFPEKIFRLVNLRYLAFTYNHSDECVISPSISKLQNLQTLIIKRGSLPTDYMCRVILPLEIWKMPQLRHLVLMRDTFLCFPYRDGIGGTYPVLENLQTLSNVMNFKFTKEVVEGCPNLKKLRFQYNSIEPKHWAKFGLGNLVYLRELEELNFRFHAGSARVDSKPLATNLTFPQRLRKLTLTRSGIPWEKISMVGSLPNLEVLKLMKDSFVGEEWEPAEGEFLVLRYLEIESTNLSEWRVESDHFPCLERLIIRWCYKLKEIPSSVGDIPTLQKSTMQSCNVEAEDSLRRIQEEQQSLGNDALQVWILYPSKRAETTSEQPRRNQNSGGARVANGGARVAPQRHSGDGSTQRVARRRGRTGTRPDHTR is encoded by the coding sequence ATGGCATCTGCAGCTCTAGCTTCTCTTACCCAACTCATAAACCAGATCTTACCCAATCTTCAATCCTATTTCCTTCTCTGTTCCAGAAAAAAGACGGCATCTCTCCGTGACAACCTCGTTTTCTTGCAagattttcttcaaagaaacaGTGGCCAAACCATTGGCGACTGGGATGTTCGAATCCGGGATGTTGTGTATCAAGCGAAAGATATAATCCAATCCCACGTCTCAAAGAAAGACGCAGCTCGAGACGAAGATCAGTTTGATGCACTCCAACGTTGGATCAATGAAGTTGATGCCATCGTGGCAGAGGCGACGAAAATGAAGGAAATTCCGGAGAAAGAAGATCATTTGCCTGACAGTAGTGTCGAAACTTCAACTCGTGCATCGGTTGACAAAGAATCCATGGTGGGAGTGCATGAAGACttgactcaaataaaagatcGAGTCATGGGAGATGAGCAGAATCTCCAGATCATCCCGATCACCGGGATGGGAGGTATTGGCAAGACAACTCTAGCTAAAAGTGTTTCCGAAGATCATATGATCATCGACTACTTCGACACTCGTCATTGGGTGACGGTATCCCAAGAGTATAACGTGCAACATATTCTCGGAAGGATCCTTTCTGTTGAAGGGTCGAATGCCGAGTTTTTCATTGAACTTGTGTATAAAAGTTTAAAGGGTAGGAGATATCTTATCGTGATGGATGATGTGTGGCACGCAGAAGTTTGGGATAAAGTCCGAAGGGCATTCCCCGACGACTGTAACGGCAGTCGTGTGATTATTACGACGAAGTTGTCGGAGGTGGCCTTGAAAATCGATTCTGACAGCCACCTTCATCGGATGCGACTCTTGGACGAGGATCAAAGTTGGGCTCTGTTTTGTAGAAAGGCTTTTGCAGACGAGTGTCCTCCTACCCATATGGAAGAAATTGGTAAATCTATTGCAAGAAACTGCAAAGGACTCCCGCTTGCAGTTGTCGTGATGGCTGGACTTCTGAAAGCTAACAAGACGAGAGAGTATTGGGAGAACATCGCAGAAAATGTCAATGCAGCATCCaccgtaaatgatgatgatcgATACTCGGGAATCTTTTCTTTGAGTTATAGTAACTTGTCTCATCAGTTGAAGTCGTGTTTTCTGTATATGGGAGTTTTTCCGGAGGATTACGAGATTCCTGTCAAAAAACTGATTAAATTATGGGTTGCTGATGGTTTTCTAGAACCAGTAGAGCCCAAAAGCTTGGAAGAGCTGGCGGAGGAGTACCTGGAGGATCTTGTCGAGAGAAACCTCGTTTTGATCATGAATAAGAGATCTAATGGCAGAATCAGATTTTGCAAGATCCATGATGTGGTAAGGGACCTAAGCATAAGGAAAGGTCGAGAAGAAAGGTTTCTTCAGCATTTCATCGAGGAAGATAGAAGCACTTTTTCGAAACTGGTTGAGGGCCAACACCGCCTGGGTATTTATACTTACGATTGGGACTTCCTGAAAACCAATATTCGCAACTCATCCATTCATTCTCTTATATATTTTGCCTCAAAAACCAATCAACTATCATCGTTTGCTTCGCAGTTTAAGTCTCTCAGGGTGGTGGATGAACTACTCGTAGATTCCAAGTTTTTCCCGGAAAAAATCTTCCGACTGGTTAACTTGAGGTACCTTGCTTTCACCTATAACCACAGCGATGAATGCGTGATTTCTCCATCCATCTCCAAGCTCCAGAATCTCCAAACTTTGATAATCAAGCGGGGCAGTCTTCCCACCGACTATATGTGTAGAGTAATTCTGCCACTGGAAATTTGGAAAATGCCACAACTAAGGCATCTTGTCCTGATGCGGGATACTTTCTTATGCTTTCCCTATCGCGATGGAATCGGAGGAACTTATCCTGTTCTTGAAAACTTGCAAACCCTTTCTAAtgtaatgaatttcaaattcaccAAGGAGGTGGTCGAAGGCTGTCCGAATCTAAAGAAACTGAGGTTCCAATACAATAGCATTGAACCTAAACACTGGGCAAAGTTTGGCCTTGGCAATCTTGTCTACCTGCGAGAACTAGAGGAGCTCAATTTCCGGTTCCACGCTGGTTCCGCAAGGGTGGATAGCAAACCTTTGGCTACAAATCTTACCTTTCCCCAGAGGCTTAGGAAGCTCACTTTGACGCGCTCTGGAATCCCATGGGAGAAGATATCGATGGTCGGTTCCTTGCCGAATCTTGAGGTTCTCAAACTGATGAAAGACTCGTTTGTGGGTGAGGAGTGGGAACCAGCCGAAGGGGAGTTTCTTGTACTAAGATACTTGGAGATTGAGAGTACAAACCTGAGTGAATGGAGGGTCGAAAGCGACCATTTTCCCTGCCTCGAGAGGCTGATTATTCGATGGTGCTACAAACTGAAGGAGATTCCATCCAGCGTGGGGGACATACCAACACTTCAGAAATCCACAATGCAAAGTTGCAATGTGGAAGCGGAGGACTCTCTGAGGCGAATACAAGAGGAACAGCAAAGCCTGGGAAACGATGCGCTTCAAGTTTGGATATTGTATCCGTCAAAACGTGCAGAAACTACATCGGAACAGCCAAGACGGAACCAGAATAGTGGTGGGGCTCGAGTGGCTAATGGTGGGGCTCGAGTGGCGCCGCAGCGGCATTCGGGAGATGGATCCACCCAGAGAGTTGCACGCCGACGAGGCCGGACGGGCACACGGCCTGATCATACTAGATGA
- the LOC142547528 gene encoding F-box/kelch-repeat protein At3g23880-like encodes MDEILGRSPTSAEREVVVISDEPVGKGLRLMPLGFEGKLLTDKLLSRAAFTATIKKLWGLNQGLEIKFLPDNEFLFIFDEEGGIHRFLSMEPWIFSRALLALKRFTGFTMGAVGSFQTTHLWVRAFDVPPEGMINDIGTLIGNAVGQIVSVEADDRGRCLGPFMRIRVLMDISKPLRSVVSVPVGSEGASVAVALRYERLPDYCYNCGSIGHVARKCETAKFDPNQDDFDYPYGPWLRAEIEVSPMPSSSRSSRRSSSPRTNLPQELIIEVLLRLPVKSLLKFMCVSKSWLSTISSTEFRETHLKISSENNMHSHKHLIFGSGALPGGFYTCSHYSKVDEDHFMDTMSFDYPLSELGDKIQITGSCNGLICVVFYSSNVVILWNPATRKYRELPFFGGNMFSRRYGFGYDLFNDDYKVSCIDLNPAAYRAQVHTYSLRNDSWTSTDWSHGKVFHDPGVYVNGAIHWKVYCNGDSRGNWDVVAQNLTTGTCSNVALPVPRISSGVEVMLGVSRGLLCAIHDRGSHIDIWVLKEYGVEESWNIMVSFPYFFPKSRLHHVRPKLLSVSEDGGVFLHFGSNLIMYKSSQDHEIYPLTDNIVVEATTYGDSFVCPDSVHMWS; translated from the coding sequence ATGGATGAAATCTTGGGTAGATCCCCCACTTCGGCTGAACGGGAGGTGGTCGTGATTAGTGATGAGCCAGTGGGCAAGGGACTTCGGCTTATGCCTTTAGGTTTTGAGGGTAAACTCTTAACTGATAAATTATTGAGCAGAGCTGCATTTACGGCTACAATCAAGAAGCTCTGGGGGTTGAATCAGGGGCTGGAGATTAAGTTCCTGCCCGACAATGAGTTCCTTTTTATATTCGACGAAGAAGGGGGGATTCATCGTTTCTTGTCTATGGAGCCATGGATTTTCAGTAGGGCGCTGCTGGCTTTGAAGAGGTTTACCGGGTTTACAATGGGTGCAGTGGGCTCGTTCCAGACAACCCATCTTTGGGTTCGTGCGTTCGACGTTCCGCCGGAGGGTATGATTAATGACATTGGGACTCTTATTGGTAATGCGGTGGGACAGATAGTCAGCGTGGAGGCTGATGACAGGGGGCGATGTCTAGGACCTTTTATGAGGATCCGCGTGTTAATGGATATTTCTAAACCGCTTCGGAGCGTGGTCAGCGTGCCGGTGGGTTCTGAAGGGGCGTCAGTGGCCGTGGCCCTGCGTTATGAGCGTCTTCCTGATTATTGCTATAACTGTGGTTCGATTGGTCATGTAGCCAGGAAATGTGAGACTGCTAAGTTTGATCCGAACCAGGACGATTTTGACTATCCATATGGGCCTTGGCTTAGAGCAGAGATAGAAGTGTCTCCTATGCCGTCATCCAGCAGGTCTTCTCGGCGAAGTTCAAGCCCTCGGACGAATCTCCCACAAGAACTCATCATAGAAGTCCTATTGAGGTTGCCAGTGAAATCCCTTCTTAAATTCATGTGCGTGTCAAAATCTTGGCTTTCCACAATCTCTAGCACTGAATTCAGAGAGACCCATCTCAAGATTTCATCTGAAAATAACATGCATTCCCATAAACATCTCATCTTTGGCTCAGGTGCCCTTCCCGGAGGTTTCTACACTTGTTCGCATTACTCTAAGGTAGATGAAGATCATTTTATGGATACTATGTCGTTTGATTATCCTTTGAGTGAACTGGGTGACAAGATTCAGATCACGGGTTCTTGTAATGGGTTGATTTGTGTGGTTTTCTACTCATCTAATGTTGTTATTCTTTGGAATCCAGCTACCAGAAAATATAGGGAGTTGCCTTTTTTTGGTGGTAATATGTTTTCCAGGAGGTATGGGTTTGGTTATGATCTGTTTAATGATGATTACAAAGTCAGTTGTATTGATCTCAATCCAGCAGCATACCGAGCTCAAGTTCATACCTATAGTTTGAGAAATGATTCGTGGACGAGTACGGATTGGTCCCATGGTAAGGTATTTCATGATCCAGGTGTATATGTTAATGGGGCTATCCATTGGAAAGTTTATTGCAATGGTGATTCTAGGGGTAACTGGGATGTAGTCGCTCAAAATTTGACAACAGGGACATGTTCGAATGTTGCACTTCCTGTGCCTAGAATTAGCTCCGGGGTTGAGGTCATGTTGGGAGTTTCTCGGGGGCTTTTATGTGCAATCCATGATCGCGGTTCTCACATTGATATTTGGGTGTTGAAAGAGTATGGTGTTGAAGAATCTTGGAACATAATGGTTTCCTTCCCCTACTTTTTCCCAAAGAGTCGTCTTCATCATGTTAGACCAAAACTTCTCTCTGTTTCAGAGGATGGAGGAGTCTTTCTGCATTTTGGTTCGAACTTGATAATGTATAAGTCATCTCAGGACCACGAGATTTATCCCTTAACTGACAATATTGTAGTTGAAGCTACAACCTACGGTGACAGCTTTGTTTGCCCTGATTCTGTCCATATGTGGAGCTGA
- the LOC142547530 gene encoding F-box/kelch-repeat protein At3g23880-like, with translation METQKSTRQSANPWTNLPQEIITEVFLRLPVKSLLRFRCVSKSWHSVISSPLFRKTHLEISTRNNIYSHKNLIFGSGPPPTVFYTCLLYPKVDEDHSMDTVSFDYPLSDPDDEIRIVGSCNGLICVALDPCNVILWNPATRKYRELPFSGVTMFSRSYGFGYDVFNDDYKVTCIDHNPAADPAQVHIYSLRNDLWTSMDWSHGKVYDDPGVFFHGAVHWKVYHDDFRGDWDVIAQNLTTDTCSNVALPVPTIGSGVEVKLGVSRGLLCAFHDRGSYMDIWVLKEYGVQGSWIIMVSFPYSFLKRHLRHIRPKILFVSENGGILVQLGSNLIMYKHHQCLETYPLIDNIEVEATTYIESFISPDFDNMWS, from the coding sequence ATGGAGACCCAAAAATCAACTCGGCAAAGTGCAAATCCATGGACAAATCTCCCGCAAGAAATCATCACAGAAGTCTTTTTGAGGTTGCCGGTGAAATCCCTTCTCAGATTCAGGTGCGTTTCGAAATCTTGGCATTCCGTCATTTCCAGCCCCCTATTCAGAAAGACCCATCTCGAAATTTCAACTAGAAACAACATATATTCCCATAAAAATCTCATCTTTGGCTCAGGTCCCCCTCCCACAGTTTTCTATACTTGTTTACTGTACCCTAAGGTAGATGAAGATCACTCTATGGATACTGTGTCGTTTGATTATCCTTTGAGTGACCCGGATGATGAGATTCGGATTGTGGGTTCTTGTAATGGGTTGATTTGTGTAGCTTTAGACCCATGTAATGTCATTCTTTGGAATCCAGCTACGAGAAAATATAGGGAGTTGCCTTTTTCTGGTGTTACTATGTTTAGCAGGAGCTATGGGTTTGGTTATGATGTCTTTAATGATGATTACAAAGTGACTTGTATCGATCATAATCCAGCAGCAGATCCAGCTCAGGTTCATATTTATAGTTTGAGAAATGATTTGTGGACGTCTATGGATTGGTCCCATGGTAAAGTATATGATGATCCAGGTGTATTTTTTCATGGGGCTGTCCATTGGAAAGTTTACCACGATGATTTTAGGGGTGACTGGGATGTAATCGCTCAAAATTTGACTACGGACACTTGTTCAAATGTTGCACTTCCTGTACCTACAATTGGCTCCGGAGTTGAGGTCAAGTTGGGAGTTTCTCGGGGGCTTTTATGTGCGTTCCATGACCGTGGTTCTTACATGGATATTTGGGTATTGAAAGAGTATGGTGTTCAAGGATCTTGGATCATAATGGTTTCCTTCCCTTACTCTTTCCTAAAGAGGCATCTGCGTCATATTAGGCCGAAAATTCTCTTTGTTTCGGAGAATGGAGGTATCTTGGTGCAACTTGGTTCCAACTTGATCATGTATAAGCATCATCAGTGTCTTGAGACTTATCCCTTAATCGACAATATCGAAGTTGAAGCTACGACCTACATCGAGAGCTTTATTTCCCCTGATTTTGACAATATGTGGAGCTGA